In a genomic window of Larus michahellis chromosome 3, bLarMic1.1, whole genome shotgun sequence:
- the LOC141741267 gene encoding LOW QUALITY PROTEIN: elongin-A-like (The sequence of the model RefSeq protein was modified relative to this genomic sequence to represent the inferred CDS: inserted 2 bases in 1 codon), translating into MAGRALLQEGQAGAERAXGAMAEGRSVARRALELKELLGCAQESEEIIKTLKVLQDLDISLDILVETGIGKTVNSFRKHATAGNVAKTLVKQWKKLIPPENKSGPRGRKQNTEKEKDETKASVSEEVKHPEKSKASVLASRSSNSAPILKKLNKQRTCSEKTHRSRDRESQKECDNKEWSSSSKHASHSNNPQAKESDFKERTTTDSKKVSEKQCSSVANKDLPSLKEKPSKGASKQRNPKHVKKPNQKLVIKSKVELSSEEKQCSSVANKDLPSLKEKPSKDASKQRNPKHVEKPNQKLIIKSKVELSSEEEFEPPTMSFESYLNYDQITKKRKRKACSTGERTKCSEQNNSLPQKASKFFHEREREDDEKTSENDQSETPNKKAKVACLQDLLNTPLPKFLTGISVSSTSYAAEFKDFLAPAVEAPQQVVETIQFTGRRLNSKMQVYSGSKTVCLSKMLTLYEQCIRVLQNNIDSLHEVGGVPFEILEPVLTRCTPEQLFRIEECNPTFTEESDHLWKKHCQRDFKNESLLEYESWREMYLRLFNQREEKLKTLTKNIISAQSEKPKGRQVKMAYVTSAAKPPRNIRRQQEIHGTAGPVTQLHPIEKCKLRIAESRHRNNSSSNPIPASNSGSSSSSVMPQDGKKPIKKIAPIMRKTLKALKSRAGRR; encoded by the exons ATCATAAAAACACTTAAGGTGCTACAGGATTTGGATATATCACTGGATATTCTAGTG GAAACTGGCATAGGCAAAACAGTTAACAGTTTTAGGAAACATGCCACTGCTGGGAATGTAGCTAAAACCCTggtaaaacaatggaaaaaactTATTCCTCCAGAAAATAAAAG tggtcccagaggaagaaaacaaaatactgaaaaagaaaaagatgagacaAAAGCTTCTGTTTCCGAGGAGGTTAAGCATCCAGAGAAGTCCAAAGCATCTGTACTGGCATCCAGAAGTTCCAATAGCGCTCCCATTTTGAAAAAGTTGAATAAGCAGCGTACTTGTAGTGAAAAGACCCACCGAAGTAGAGATCGTGAGTCTCAGAAAGAATGTGATAATAAAGAATGGAGCAGCAGTTCTAAGCATGCTTCCCACAGTAACAATCCTCAAGCTAAAGAAAGTGACTTCAAAGAGAGAACCACCACAGACAGCAAGAAAGTTTCAGAAAAGCAGTGTTCCTCTGTAGCCAATAAAGACTTACCATCCCTGAAGGAAAAGCCTAGTAAGGGTGCTTCCAAACAGAGAAATCCTAAGCATGtgaagaaaccaaaccaaaagctcGTCATAAAAAGCAAAGTGGAATTATCTAGTGAGGAAAAGCAGTGTTCCTCTGTAGCCAATAAAGACTTACCATCCCTGAAGGAAAAGCCTAGTAAGGATGCATCTAAACAGAGAAATCCGAAGCATGTggagaaaccaaaccaaaaactcaTCATAAAAAGCAAAGTGGAATTATCTAGTGAGGAAGAATTTGAGCCCCCTACTATGTCTTTTGAATCTTACCTTAATTATGATCAgattaccaaaaaaagaaagaggaaggctTGTTCTACAGGTGAACGGACAAAGTGCAGTGAACAGAACAACTCATTACCACAAAAGGCTTCAAAATTTTTtcatgaaagagagagagaggacgaTGAAAAAACAAGTGAGAATGATCAATCAGAAACTCCCAATAAAAAG GCCAAGGTGGCATGTCTCCAAGATCTTCTTAATACTCCACTGCCTAAATTTCTGACAGGCATCTCGGTCTCATCTACCTCATATGCTGCTGAATTTAAAG ATTTCCTAGCACCTGCTGTAGAAGCACCCCAGCAAGTCGTTGAGACTATTCAATTCACAGGACGGAGACTGAACTCTAAAATGCAAGTTTACTCTGGCTCTAAAACAGTCTGTCTTTCAAAGATGCTTACGCTGTATGAACAGTGCATCCGTGTGCTTCAAAATAATATTGATT CACTACATGAAGTAGGAGGTGTGCCCTTTGAAATTCTTGAGCCTGTGCTAACACGTTGCACGCCAGAGCAGTTGTTTCGAATAGAGGAATGTAATCCG ACATTTACAGAAGAGTCTGACCACTTGTGGAAGAAACACTGccagagagattttaaaaatgagaGCCTTCTGGAATATGAGTCTTGGCGTGAAATGTACTTGAGGTTGTTtaatcagagagaagaaaaactgaagacgcttacaaaaaatattatttcagctCAGTCTGAGAAACCAAAAG GCAGGCAAGTAAAAATGGCTTATGTGACCAGTGCAGCAAAACCACCAAGGAACATTCGCCGACAGCAAGAAATCCACGGGACAGCAGGACCTGTCACCCAACTTCATCCCATAGAGAAGTGCAA gttaaggaTTGCagaaagcagacacagaaataaCTCATCATCAAATCCTATCCCTGCTAGCAACAGTGGAAGCTCTAGCTCAAGTGTAATGCCTCAAGATGGAAAGAAGCCTATCAAAA AAATTGCACCAATCATGAGGAAAACTTTGAAAGCCTTGAAGAGTAGAGCCGGACGACGGTAA